One window of the Rhipicephalus sanguineus isolate Rsan-2018 chromosome 2, BIME_Rsan_1.4, whole genome shotgun sequence genome contains the following:
- the LOC119381655 gene encoding degenerin mec-10-like yields the protein MKRRLDSRYGNCFCLNWHGQEQHNASIFNYHTISAPNAGLTLTLDVQPQEYLPTSTAMGFLVMVHGRGFRADPCADSVFAQPGYITYVGLIQGRRTALPEPYQPPCRDTWPSRLKYYLQNTTRYTREDCLKICHQEMIRSKCKCESQNLPFSSREDRLKTPVCGDKHRDCIRQVRAIMDLPYVQRYCRCFRSCIDVDHYKELSFAAMPQVNMSKD from the exons atgaAG AGGCGCCTGGACTCCCGGTACGGCAACTGCTTCTGCCTCAACTGGCATGGGCAGGAACAACACAACGCCTCCATCTTCAACTACCACACCATCTCGGCGCCGAATGCCG GCCTGACACTAACGCTCGACGTACAGCCACAAGAGTATCTGCCGACCAGCACTGCGATGGGTTTCTTGGTCATGGTGCACGGACGCGGCTTCAGAGCGGACCCGTGCGCCGACTCCGTCTTCGCACAGCCTGGTTACATCACGTACGTCGGCCTGATACAG ggaAGGCGCACGGCACTTCCAGAGCCATATCAGCCTCCTTGCAGAGACACCTGGCCCAGCAGGCTTAAGTACTACCTGCAGAACACCACGCGGTACACTCGCGAG GACTGTTTGAAAATATGCCACCAAGAGATGATCCGGTCCAAATGCAAGTGCGAGTCCCAAAATTTGCCCTTCTCTTCACGAGAAGACCGCCTGAAGACGCCCGTCTGTGGAG ACAAACACCGGGATTGCATCCGTCAAGTTCGTGCTATCATGGACCTGCCGTATGTGCAACGATACTGCCGCTGTTTCCGGTCCTGCAT TGATGTCGACCACTACAAGGAACTGTCCTTCGCCGCCATGCCTCAGGTAAATATGTCAAAAGACTAA